From a region of the Rhipicephalus microplus isolate Deutch F79 chromosome X, USDA_Rmic, whole genome shotgun sequence genome:
- the LOC119177077 gene encoding uncharacterized protein LOC119177077 isoform X1: MASTPEQVVCTPTFVFPAAFPETYGKLLIAEASSCYGFDPRQHLANFHATAPTAASSVPQPVVQNTEEAAHQGLKAVKSQPRSSLTTLKIPQVPASDFGRSLGSAPVAFPGIEPHKPAPAPAQKVEAPVASESPKGDKLWPCPSCKVPFKAASELQQHLGQHTRSERAVGAVPCEVCGKLFASAERVRAHVRAAHGEKACACDICGSGFSYRCKLLDHMRTHTGDKPFRCEVCGKSFSQKNHLTRHAMIHTGERPFPCDFCGRGFYRKDKLARHRRVHTGERPHVCLVCGKSYGRREKLARHLRAHAGERPFGCSQCGRRFLEPRDLSRHKCAAPPCSSGQHQQQQQQPAESLLLLAGGGPLAGLYQRLQQQGPPSTTANAPPAGQPQPDNPFRPRQLQT, translated from the coding sequence GATTTGACCCTCGGCAGCACCTGGCCAACTTTCACGCCACTGCACCCACAGCAGCCAGCAGTGTGCCCCAACCAGTGGTGCAGAACACTGAGGAGGCTGCCCACCAAGGTCTCAAGGCGGTCAAGTCACAGCCACGTAGCTCCTTGACAACGCTAAAGATTCCGCAGGTGCCAGCAAGCGACTTTGGTCGCAGCCTGGGCTCGGCTCCTGTCGCCTTCCCGGGCATTGAGCCACACAAACCAGCACCTGCACCTGCCCAGAAGGTGGAAGCCCCAGTGGCTTCTGAGAGCCCCAAAGGGGACAAGCTTTGGCCCTGCCCGTCTTGCAAGGTGCCTTTCAAGGCAGCCTCAGAGCTGCAGCAGCACTTGGGTCAGCACACACGCTCAGAGCGAGCTGTTGGGGCAGTGCCCTGTGAAGTGTGTGGGAAGTTGTTTGCTTCAGCTGAGCGAGTCCGAGCTCACGTACGGGCAGCTCATGGTGAGAAGGCCTGCGCTTGCGACATCTGTGGCAGCGGCTTCAGCTACAGGTGCAAGTTGCTGGATCACATGCGGACGCACACGGGTGACAAGCCGTTCCGGTGCGAGGTGTGTGGGAAAAGCTTCTCGCAGAAGAACCACCTGACTCGCCATGCCATGATCCACACGGGCGAGCGGCCGTTCCCGTGTGACTTCTGTGGACGGGGCTTCTACCGCAAGGACAAGCTGGCCCGGCACCGGCGTGTGCACACAGGTGAGCGTCCCCACGTTTGCCTAGTGTGCGGCAAGAGCTACGGCCGCCGGGAGAAGCTGGCGCGCCATCTGCGAGCTCATGCGGGCGAGCGGCCCTTCGGCTGCTCCCAGTGCGGCCGCCGGTTCCTCGAGCCCCGGGACTTGAGCCGACACAAATGCGCCGCCCCCCCTTGTTCCAGTgggcagcaccagcagcagcagcagcagccagctGAGAGCCTCCTGCTCCTCGCCGGGGGTGGGCCCCTCGCGGGGCTCTACCAGCGGCTCCAGCAGCAAGGGCCCCCCAGCACCACCGCCAATGCCCCCCCAGCTGGGCAACCCCAACCAGACAACCCCTTTCGGCCCAGGCAGCTTCAAACCTGA
- the LOC119177077 gene encoding uncharacterized protein LOC119177077 isoform X2, which yields MASTPEQVVCTPTFVFPAAFPGFDPRQHLANFHATAPTAASSVPQPVVQNTEEAAHQGLKAVKSQPRSSLTTLKIPQVPASDFGRSLGSAPVAFPGIEPHKPAPAPAQKVEAPVASESPKGDKLWPCPSCKVPFKAASELQQHLGQHTRSERAVGAVPCEVCGKLFASAERVRAHVRAAHGEKACACDICGSGFSYRCKLLDHMRTHTGDKPFRCEVCGKSFSQKNHLTRHAMIHTGERPFPCDFCGRGFYRKDKLARHRRVHTGERPHVCLVCGKSYGRREKLARHLRAHAGERPFGCSQCGRRFLEPRDLSRHKCAAPPCSSGQHQQQQQQPAESLLLLAGGGPLAGLYQRLQQQGPPSTTANAPPAGQPQPDNPFRPRQLQT from the coding sequence GATTTGACCCTCGGCAGCACCTGGCCAACTTTCACGCCACTGCACCCACAGCAGCCAGCAGTGTGCCCCAACCAGTGGTGCAGAACACTGAGGAGGCTGCCCACCAAGGTCTCAAGGCGGTCAAGTCACAGCCACGTAGCTCCTTGACAACGCTAAAGATTCCGCAGGTGCCAGCAAGCGACTTTGGTCGCAGCCTGGGCTCGGCTCCTGTCGCCTTCCCGGGCATTGAGCCACACAAACCAGCACCTGCACCTGCCCAGAAGGTGGAAGCCCCAGTGGCTTCTGAGAGCCCCAAAGGGGACAAGCTTTGGCCCTGCCCGTCTTGCAAGGTGCCTTTCAAGGCAGCCTCAGAGCTGCAGCAGCACTTGGGTCAGCACACACGCTCAGAGCGAGCTGTTGGGGCAGTGCCCTGTGAAGTGTGTGGGAAGTTGTTTGCTTCAGCTGAGCGAGTCCGAGCTCACGTACGGGCAGCTCATGGTGAGAAGGCCTGCGCTTGCGACATCTGTGGCAGCGGCTTCAGCTACAGGTGCAAGTTGCTGGATCACATGCGGACGCACACGGGTGACAAGCCGTTCCGGTGCGAGGTGTGTGGGAAAAGCTTCTCGCAGAAGAACCACCTGACTCGCCATGCCATGATCCACACGGGCGAGCGGCCGTTCCCGTGTGACTTCTGTGGACGGGGCTTCTACCGCAAGGACAAGCTGGCCCGGCACCGGCGTGTGCACACAGGTGAGCGTCCCCACGTTTGCCTAGTGTGCGGCAAGAGCTACGGCCGCCGGGAGAAGCTGGCGCGCCATCTGCGAGCTCATGCGGGCGAGCGGCCCTTCGGCTGCTCCCAGTGCGGCCGCCGGTTCCTCGAGCCCCGGGACTTGAGCCGACACAAATGCGCCGCCCCCCCTTGTTCCAGTgggcagcaccagcagcagcagcagcagccagctGAGAGCCTCCTGCTCCTCGCCGGGGGTGGGCCCCTCGCGGGGCTCTACCAGCGGCTCCAGCAGCAAGGGCCCCCCAGCACCACCGCCAATGCCCCCCCAGCTGGGCAACCCCAACCAGACAACCCCTTTCGGCCCAGGCAGCTTCAAACCTGA
- the LOC119177077 gene encoding uncharacterized protein LOC119177077 isoform X3 — protein sequence MASTPEQVVCTPTFVFPAAFPETYGKLLIAEASSCYGFDPRQHLANFHATAPTAASSVPQPVVQNTEEAAHQGLKAVKSQPRSSLTTLKIPQVPASDFGRSLGSAPVAFPGIEPHKPAPAPAQKVEAPVASESPKGDKLWPCPSCKVPFKAASELQQHLGQHTRSERAVGAVPCEVCGKLFASAERVRAHVRAAHGEKACACDICGSGFSYRCKLLDHMRTHTGDKPFRCEVCGKSFSQKNHLTRHAMIHTGERPFPCDFCGRGFYRKDKLARHRRVHTVGSTSSSSSSQLRASCSSPGVGPSRGSTSGSSSKGPPAPPPMPPQLGNPNQTTPFGPGSFKPDWQPPASLASPRH from the exons GATTTGACCCTCGGCAGCACCTGGCCAACTTTCACGCCACTGCACCCACAGCAGCCAGCAGTGTGCCCCAACCAGTGGTGCAGAACACTGAGGAGGCTGCCCACCAAGGTCTCAAGGCGGTCAAGTCACAGCCACGTAGCTCCTTGACAACGCTAAAGATTCCGCAGGTGCCAGCAAGCGACTTTGGTCGCAGCCTGGGCTCGGCTCCTGTCGCCTTCCCGGGCATTGAGCCACACAAACCAGCACCTGCACCTGCCCAGAAGGTGGAAGCCCCAGTGGCTTCTGAGAGCCCCAAAGGGGACAAGCTTTGGCCCTGCCCGTCTTGCAAGGTGCCTTTCAAGGCAGCCTCAGAGCTGCAGCAGCACTTGGGTCAGCACACACGCTCAGAGCGAGCTGTTGGGGCAGTGCCCTGTGAAGTGTGTGGGAAGTTGTTTGCTTCAGCTGAGCGAGTCCGAGCTCACGTACGGGCAGCTCATGGTGAGAAGGCCTGCGCTTGCGACATCTGTGGCAGCGGCTTCAGCTACAGGTGCAAGTTGCTGGATCACATGCGGACGCACACGGGTGACAAGCCGTTCCGGTGCGAGGTGTGTGGGAAAAGCTTCTCGCAGAAGAACCACCTGACTCGCCATGCCATGATCCACACGGGCGAGCGGCCGTTCCCGTGTGACTTCTGTGGACGGGGCTTCTACCGCAAGGACAAGCTGGCCCGGCACCGGCGTGTGCACACAG TgggcagcaccagcagcagcagcagcagccagctGAGAGCCTCCTGCTCCTCGCCGGGGGTGGGCCCCTCGCGGGGCTCTACCAGCGGCTCCAGCAGCAAGGGCCCCCCAGCACCACCGCCAATGCCCCCCCAGCTGGGCAACCCCAACCAGACAACCCCTTTCGGCCCAGGCAGCTTCAAACCTGACTGGCAGCCACCTGCCAGTCTGGCCAGTCCCCGTCACTGA